The following coding sequences are from one Ancylobacter sp. TS-1 window:
- a CDS encoding flavin reductase, which produces MRNHGAQTHVEPGLYREAMSRLVAAVHVVTTRGEAGRVGFTATAVASVSDSPPTLLVCLNRRVSSAAAFRQAGRFAVNMLAAGQQEMAEIFGGRGALNGEQRFAAGRWHEGALGVPCVVGAIAVFECAMVDVRTIATHDVLVGRVEAVTLGPDGAKLAYVDRRFRAV; this is translated from the coding sequence GTGCGGAACCACGGCGCGCAGACGCATGTCGAACCCGGCCTCTATCGCGAGGCGATGAGCCGGCTCGTCGCGGCGGTGCATGTCGTCACCACGCGCGGCGAGGCGGGACGGGTCGGCTTCACCGCGACGGCGGTCGCCTCGGTGTCGGACAGCCCGCCGACCCTGCTGGTCTGCCTCAACCGTCGCGTCAGCTCGGCGGCGGCGTTCCGGCAGGCCGGGCGCTTCGCCGTCAACATGCTCGCCGCCGGGCAGCAGGAGATGGCGGAGATCTTCGGCGGTCGCGGGGCCCTGAACGGCGAGCAGCGCTTTGCCGCCGGGCGCTGGCACGAGGGCGCGCTTGGTGTGCCGTGCGTTGTCGGGGCCATTGCGGTGTTCGAGTGCGCGATGGTGGACGTGCGCACCATCGCCACCCATGACGTCCTCGTCGGCCGGGTCGAGGCGGTCACGCTCGGGCCGGATGGCGCCAAGCTGGCTTATGTGGATCGCAGATTCCGCGCGGTCTGA
- a CDS encoding branched-chain amino acid ABC transporter permease has product MEIFVQQLINGLTLGSIYGLIAIGYTMVFGIIGMVNFAHGDVFMVSAFIALICFLLVTTVMGITSIFLALAIVLVVAMVFTSLLNWAIERVAYRPLRGSFRLAPMISAIGMSIFLANFVQVTQGPRNKPIPPMITDVIVLMDNGSYQVTLAWKQVIIMVITAALLGGFWYLVQKTSLGRAQRACEQDRKMAALLGINVDHTISLTFVIGAALAAVAGTLYLMYYGVANFADGFVPGVKAFTAAVLGGIGSLPGAVLGGLLIGLIETFWSAYFSIEYKDVAAFSILAITLIFMPQGLLGRPEVEKV; this is encoded by the coding sequence ATGGAAATCTTTGTTCAGCAGCTCATCAACGGGCTGACGCTCGGCTCGATCTACGGGCTGATCGCCATCGGCTATACAATGGTGTTCGGCATCATTGGCATGGTGAACTTCGCCCATGGCGACGTGTTCATGGTCTCCGCCTTCATCGCGCTGATCTGCTTCCTGCTGGTCACGACGGTGATGGGCATCACCTCGATATTCCTGGCGCTGGCCATCGTGCTTGTCGTGGCGATGGTGTTTACCTCGCTGCTGAACTGGGCGATCGAGCGGGTGGCCTACCGGCCGCTGCGCGGCTCGTTCCGGCTGGCTCCGATGATCTCCGCCATCGGCATGTCGATCTTCCTCGCCAATTTCGTCCAGGTGACGCAGGGTCCGCGCAACAAGCCGATCCCGCCCATGATCACCGATGTGATCGTGCTGATGGACAACGGTTCCTATCAGGTCACGCTGGCCTGGAAGCAGGTGATCATCATGGTGATCACGGCGGCGCTGCTCGGTGGCTTCTGGTACCTGGTGCAGAAGACCTCGCTCGGCCGCGCCCAGCGCGCCTGCGAACAGGACCGCAAGATGGCGGCGCTGCTCGGCATCAATGTCGACCACACCATCTCGCTGACCTTCGTCATCGGCGCCGCGCTGGCCGCCGTCGCCGGCACGCTGTACCTGATGTATTACGGCGTCGCGAACTTCGCCGACGGCTTCGTGCCGGGCGTGAAGGCCTTCACGGCGGCCGTGCTCGGCGGCATCGGCTCGCTGCCCGGCGCCGTGCTCGGCGGGCTGCTGATCGGGCTGATCGAGACCTTCTGGTCGGCCTATTTCTCCATCGAGTACAAGGACGTGGCGGCGTTCTCCATCCTCGCCATCACGCTCATCTTCATGCCGCAGGGCCTTCTGGGGCGGCCTGAGGTCGAGAAGGTCTGA
- a CDS encoding NAD(P)/FAD-dependent oxidoreductase, whose protein sequence is MSRPVDVDVVVVGAGAAGLMCAIEAGRRGRRVVVIDHADAPGEKIRISGGGRCNFTNRDAGPKNFLSANPGYCISALRRYTQHDFIRRVDARGIAWHEKTLGQLFCDGSARQIVAMLTDDLREAGAELRLSTSIDGIERTTDGFSLATTTGALACRSLVVASGGKSIPKMGATGFGYELAERFGLKVQPTRPGLVPLTLEPGLLGRLTPLTGVSVEARVRHGRTAFEEGLLFTHRGLSGPAILQISSYWREGDEIALSLAPDTDVFATLRAARSANGRQSPVTALSAFIPKRLAQFVTEAEAGPANLADLSDKALRRLDEAVNNWRLKPTGSEGYRTAEVTLGGVDTAGLDSRTMQAREVPGLYFIGEVVDVTGWLGGYNFQWAWSSGWVAGQFA, encoded by the coding sequence GTGAGCCGGCCTGTGGACGTGGATGTGGTGGTGGTCGGCGCCGGCGCGGCCGGGCTGATGTGCGCCATCGAGGCCGGCCGGCGCGGGCGCCGCGTGGTGGTGATCGACCATGCGGACGCGCCGGGCGAGAAGATCCGCATCTCCGGCGGCGGCCGGTGCAACTTCACCAACCGCGACGCGGGCCCGAAGAACTTCCTGTCGGCCAATCCGGGCTACTGCATCTCGGCGCTGCGGCGCTACACGCAGCACGACTTCATCCGCCGCGTCGACGCGCGCGGCATCGCCTGGCACGAGAAGACCCTCGGCCAGCTCTTCTGCGACGGCTCGGCGCGGCAGATCGTGGCGATGCTGACCGACGACCTGCGCGAAGCCGGGGCGGAACTGCGCCTGTCGACCTCCATTGACGGCATCGAGCGCACCACCGACGGCTTTTCGCTGGCGACGACGACGGGCGCGCTCGCCTGCCGCTCGCTGGTCGTCGCCTCGGGCGGCAAGTCGATCCCGAAAATGGGCGCCACCGGCTTTGGCTACGAACTGGCCGAACGGTTCGGCCTCAAGGTGCAGCCCACGCGGCCCGGCCTCGTGCCCCTCACCCTGGAGCCGGGGCTGCTTGGGCGTCTCACACCGCTCACCGGAGTTTCCGTCGAGGCACGTGTGCGGCACGGCAGGACCGCCTTCGAGGAAGGGCTGCTGTTCACCCATCGCGGCCTGTCCGGCCCGGCGATCCTGCAGATTTCCTCCTACTGGCGCGAGGGCGACGAGATTGCCCTCTCGCTCGCGCCCGATACCGACGTCTTCGCCACCCTGCGCGCGGCACGCTCCGCCAATGGCCGGCAGTCGCCGGTCACCGCGCTTTCCGCCTTCATTCCCAAGCGGTTGGCCCAGTTCGTCACCGAGGCCGAGGCCGGTCCGGCCAACCTCGCCGACCTCTCGGACAAGGCGCTGCGGCGCCTCGACGAGGCGGTGAACAACTGGCGGCTCAAGCCGACCGGCTCGGAGGGCTACCGCACCGCCGAGGTCACTCTGGGCGGCGTCGACACGGCCGGGCTCGATTCCCGCACCATGCAGGCGCGCGAGGTGCCGGGGCTCTATTTCATCGGCGAGGTGGTGGACGTCACCGGCTGGCTTGGCGGCTACAATTTCCAGTGGGCGTGGTCGTCCGGCTGGGTCGCCGGCCAGTTCGCCTGA